A genomic window from Pseudocitrobacter corydidari includes:
- the yqjA gene encoding DedA family general envelope maintenance protein YqjA, whose amino-acid sequence MELLSQLLNALWSQDFETLSNPSMIGMLYFVLFMILFLENGLLPAAFLPGDSLLVLIGVLIAKGALGFPQTILLLTTAASLGCWLSYIQGRWLGNTRIVQNWLSHLPAHYHQRAHHLFHKHGLSALLIGRFIAFVRTLLPTIAGISGLSNARFQFFNWMSGLLWVLILTSLGYLLGKTPVFLKYEDALMSCLMLLPVALLVIGLVGSLVVLWKKKYGNRSS is encoded by the coding sequence ATGGAACTATTATCCCAGTTATTAAATGCGTTATGGAGCCAGGATTTCGAAACCCTGTCGAATCCGTCCATGATTGGCATGCTCTACTTCGTCTTGTTTATGATCCTTTTCCTTGAGAACGGGCTGTTACCTGCTGCCTTCCTGCCGGGCGATAGCCTGCTGGTGCTGATTGGCGTACTGATTGCCAAAGGCGCGCTGGGCTTCCCGCAAACCATTCTTCTGCTGACCACCGCCGCAAGCCTTGGCTGCTGGCTCAGCTATATTCAGGGGCGATGGCTGGGGAATACGCGCATTGTGCAGAACTGGCTTTCACATCTTCCGGCCCACTATCACCAGCGCGCGCATCACCTGTTCCATAAACACGGGCTCTCCGCATTGCTGATTGGCCGCTTCATCGCCTTCGTGCGTACCCTGCTGCCAACCATCGCCGGGATATCCGGCCTGAGCAATGCGCGCTTCCAGTTCTTTAACTGGATGAGCGGCCTGCTGTGGGTGCTTATCCTCACCTCGCTGGGGTACCTGCTCGGCAAAACGCCGGTATTCCTGAAGTATGAAGATGCGCTGATGTCCTGTCTGATGCTGTTGCCGGTCGCCCTGTTGGTGATTGGCCTGGTGGGGTCGCTGGTTGTTCTGTGGAAGAAAAAATACGGCAACCGGAGCTCATAA
- the exuR gene encoding transcriptional regulator ExuR produces MEITDARRLYQQLAAELKERIEQGVYLVGDKLPAERFIADEKCVSRTVVREAIIMLEVEGYVEVRKGSGIHVISNTPRHQQVPDESMEFANYGPFELLQARQLIESNIAEFAATQVTKQDIMKLMEIQDKARNEKCFRDSEWDLQFHIQVALATQNTALAAIVEKMWTQRSHNPYWKKLHEHIDARTVDNWCDDHDQILKALIRKDPHAAKLAMWQHLENTKLMLFNETSDDFEFNADRYLFAENPVVHLDTAANGIK; encoded by the coding sequence ATGGAAATCACTGACGCACGTCGTTTATATCAGCAACTTGCCGCTGAGCTGAAAGAGCGCATTGAGCAAGGCGTTTATCTCGTGGGCGACAAGCTGCCTGCCGAGCGCTTTATTGCTGACGAAAAATGCGTGAGCCGTACGGTGGTTCGTGAAGCCATAATCATGCTGGAAGTCGAAGGCTACGTTGAAGTGCGTAAAGGTTCCGGCATTCATGTTATCTCCAATACGCCACGCCATCAGCAGGTGCCTGACGAATCCATGGAATTCGCCAATTACGGCCCGTTTGAGCTGCTCCAGGCTCGCCAGCTCATTGAAAGTAATATTGCTGAGTTTGCCGCTACGCAGGTGACCAAGCAGGACATCATGAAGCTAATGGAGATCCAGGACAAAGCGCGCAACGAGAAGTGTTTCCGCGACTCCGAGTGGGATTTGCAATTCCACATTCAGGTCGCGCTGGCCACGCAGAATACCGCCCTTGCCGCCATCGTCGAGAAAATGTGGACCCAGCGCAGCCATAACCCGTACTGGAAAAAACTGCATGAGCATATTGATGCGCGTACGGTCGATAACTGGTGTGATGACCACGACCAAATTCTGAAAGCGCTGATTCGCAAAGACCCGCACGCCGCCAAACTGGCGATGTGGCAGCATCTGGAAAACACCAAGCTGATGCTGTTCAACGAAACCAGCGATGACTTCGAATTTAATGCCGACCGCTACCTGTTCGCTGAGAACCCGGTCGTGCATCTCGACACCGCCGCCAACGGCATCAAATAA